In the genome of Candidatus Nitrosotenuis sp. DW1, one region contains:
- a CDS encoding malate dehydrogenase, whose translation MISIIGAGKVGSAVGFLCGSFSLDNIVLINRDEKKAVGEALDITNAIPASSSISITGTSDYSKIKDSKVVVITASSGIHLQSRSEIMYDQAKMIQKIASNIVKYAPDSKILMITNPVDVLTYVVQKEASFLSKNVIGVASSLDSGRFRYLLAQEFGTNQSEIQNAIVMGEHDDTMVPIFSQAKYNGKPVTDFLDDAQVLKITLAVRNYWKYLRDYKGHSAFGIAKNTFDIIKSIIKDETLDVPASVLLDGQYGLYDVCIGIPLTISKNGVDKTHQIEITQNEKESLSKSAYTVKNNIIKVLDFLKN comes from the coding sequence ATGATTTCAATAATAGGTGCTGGAAAAGTGGGTTCTGCGGTTGGTTTCCTTTGCGGATCTTTTTCACTCGATAACATTGTTCTGATTAATCGAGACGAAAAAAAGGCAGTTGGTGAAGCACTAGATATTACAAATGCGATTCCTGCATCTTCATCAATATCAATTACTGGGACGAGTGATTATTCCAAAATAAAAGATTCCAAAGTGGTTGTAATTACTGCAAGTAGTGGTATACACCTACAAAGCAGAAGCGAGATAATGTATGATCAGGCAAAAATGATTCAGAAAATAGCCTCAAATATTGTAAAATACGCACCAGACTCAAAAATTCTAATGATTACAAACCCCGTAGACGTCCTTACTTATGTAGTACAAAAAGAGGCCTCATTTTTATCAAAAAACGTAATCGGTGTTGCCTCGAGTCTTGATTCTGGTAGATTTAGGTATCTCCTAGCGCAAGAATTTGGAACAAACCAATCTGAAATTCAAAATGCAATAGTGATGGGTGAACATGACGATACGATGGTTCCGATATTTTCGCAAGCAAAATACAATGGAAAACCTGTAACTGATTTTTTAGATGATGCGCAAGTATTGAAAATTACTTTGGCTGTTAGAAACTATTGGAAATATCTACGAGACTATAAAGGACACTCAGCTTTTGGTATTGCAAAGAATACGTTTGATATAATCAAGAGTATAATAAAAGATGAAACACTAGATGTTCCTGCATCTGTTTTACTCGATGGGCAGTATGGATTGTATGATGTTTGTATCGGGATTCCTCTTACGATCAGCAAAAATGGCGTAGATAAAACCCATCAAATTGAAATTACACAAAACGAAAAAGAATCTTTGTCAAAATCAGCTTACACTGTAAAAAACAACATCATAAAAGTATTGGACTTTCTGAAAAACTAG
- a CDS encoding APC family permease, which produces MAELKRHLGLFQTTMYGVGLILGAGIYALIGDAAGMAGNSLWISFVLAALAAVFTGLSYAELSSMYPKAAAEYSFVKNAFKNNFVAFIVGWLTLFVAIISASTIALGFGGYFADLFGAPVLISAILIIIVLSFVNFFGIRESSSMNVIFTIIEAAGLTLVIWIGFTLFGNTPIDYFDAPHGLGGIFSAFTLVFFAYIGFENIANIAEEIRNPKKVLPRAIILSISITAIVYVLVSVSTIRVLSWQELDSSIAPLADVVKKALGPQAQIILSFIALFATTNTVLIMLVSGSRILYGISKDSALPAIFGIVHRQRKTPWLAVIVIGFLSIAFVFTGDIITIANISVFTIIMVFILVNLSLIWLRYKEPDFERPFKSPLNVKKFPILAALGIITPILGLIQLNLYVISMGIGVIVSGTLFYFLYNRLSKKSNLKN; this is translated from the coding sequence ATGGCAGAGCTTAAGCGGCATCTTGGTCTTTTTCAGACCACGATGTATGGAGTAGGTCTCATACTTGGTGCTGGAATTTATGCACTCATTGGAGACGCAGCTGGAATGGCTGGAAACTCATTATGGATTTCGTTCGTTTTGGCTGCACTGGCTGCGGTGTTTACAGGGTTAAGCTATGCAGAGCTTTCCTCAATGTATCCAAAGGCTGCTGCGGAGTATTCTTTTGTAAAAAATGCATTTAAAAATAATTTTGTGGCGTTCATCGTTGGCTGGCTCACGTTATTTGTTGCAATAATTTCAGCATCAACTATTGCATTGGGTTTTGGTGGATATTTTGCAGACTTGTTTGGCGCACCAGTTTTGATTTCAGCAATATTGATAATTATCGTGTTATCATTTGTTAATTTTTTTGGAATAAGAGAATCATCTTCGATGAATGTGATTTTTACCATAATAGAGGCAGCAGGCCTTACACTTGTTATCTGGATTGGATTTACGTTATTTGGTAATACGCCGATTGATTATTTTGATGCACCTCATGGTTTAGGTGGCATATTTTCTGCATTTACATTAGTGTTTTTTGCATATATCGGATTTGAGAATATTGCAAATATTGCAGAAGAGATACGCAATCCAAAAAAGGTACTTCCAAGGGCAATCATTCTTTCAATATCGATTACTGCGATAGTCTATGTTTTGGTTTCAGTATCTACAATTCGTGTTCTTAGCTGGCAAGAATTAGATTCTTCTATTGCTCCGCTTGCAGACGTCGTAAAAAAGGCGCTAGGTCCACAGGCACAGATTATTCTTTCATTTATTGCATTATTTGCGACTACAAACACTGTCCTCATCATGCTAGTATCAGGCTCAAGAATTCTTTATGGCATATCGAAAGATAGTGCACTTCCTGCAATTTTTGGCATTGTGCACAGACAGCGAAAGACACCATGGCTTGCAGTAATAGTCATCGGATTTTTGTCAATAGCATTTGTGTTTACAGGAGACATCATAACAATTGCGAATATCTCAGTATTTACAATAATCATGGTTTTCATTTTGGTGAATTTATCGTTGATTTGGCTGCGTTATAAAGAGCCAGATTTTGAAAGACCATTCAAATCACCATTAAACGTAAAAAAATTTCCAATTCTTGCAGCGCTTGGAATCATTACACCAATTTTAGGACTAATTCAGCTAAATCTATATGTCATATCAATGGGAATTGGTGTTATTGTGTCAGGTACGCTGTTTTATTTTTTGTATAACCGTTTATCGAAAAAATCTAATTTGAAAAACTAG
- a CDS encoding CBS domain-containing protein — MAQTPQIILVKDIMTRAIISVDSSVTVNEAAKTMEKAGVGAVLIMEKNTPLGIMTDRDFAIKIAAHAYPIQTKVRQVMSSPLIHIGPDDEAWVAADLMYSRKVRKLPVIDGDQLLGIVTATDIVKLFTVCNKEDMRKTYYRALSKIFDNDNEEAVANY, encoded by the coding sequence ATGGCACAGACACCTCAAATAATTCTTGTAAAGGATATAATGACAAGAGCCATAATTTCAGTAGATTCCTCAGTTACAGTAAATGAAGCTGCAAAGACTATGGAAAAGGCCGGTGTTGGCGCTGTTCTAATAATGGAAAAAAATACCCCCCTTGGAATCATGACAGATAGAGATTTTGCAATAAAGATTGCTGCTCATGCATACCCAATACAAACAAAAGTGAGGCAGGTGATGTCATCTCCACTTATCCACATAGGACCAGATGACGAAGCTTGGGTGGCTGCAGACCTGATGTATTCTAGGAAAGTGCGCAAGCTTCCAGTAATAGATGGAGATCAATTATTGGGAATTGTCACTGCAACTGACATTGTCAAGCTGTTTACTGTCTGTAATAAGGAAGATATGAGAAAGACGTACTATAGGGCACTTTCCAAAATATTTGATAATGACAATGAAGAAGCAGTAGCAAATTACTAA
- a CDS encoding CBS domain-containing protein yields the protein MLIKNPGLRSTLIKKAITVTPQTGILDAIEVIQKYRIGRLVVIDRTRKPIGIITEKDMLKALYPLDSKPIGSIRVGDLMSKNLITVTKKDSVYRCAKIMKDNNISSVIVLHDDGNLDGILTKTDLVFNFLNQESTPLKISKIMTTKVVTVSQKDSLFLVESMLINNKISRVVVVQNQKPVGIITYRDFIPARIPNRLGTYTDPNELRDMWYSPHPNQFNINQLSYVLTFKAEDIMTKNPATIEDSDDVSMAALVMYRYGISGIPVVKQSKLVGIVTKSDIVFALAEEA from the coding sequence GTGCTCATAAAGAATCCCGGGTTACGCAGTACACTGATAAAGAAAGCAATAACAGTCACACCACAAACCGGCATACTTGATGCAATCGAGGTAATCCAAAAATACAGAATTGGAAGACTGGTGGTTATAGACAGGACAAGAAAGCCCATTGGAATTATAACTGAGAAAGACATGCTCAAAGCACTATATCCACTAGATAGCAAGCCAATCGGTTCAATTCGAGTAGGGGATTTAATGTCAAAAAACCTGATCACTGTAACAAAAAAAGACTCTGTGTATCGATGTGCCAAAATAATGAAAGACAACAACATAAGCTCAGTAATCGTGTTGCACGATGATGGTAATCTTGATGGAATTTTAACAAAGACTGATCTAGTTTTTAATTTTCTAAATCAAGAATCCACCCCACTTAAGATATCGAAAATCATGACAACAAAAGTTGTTACTGTTTCGCAAAAAGATTCTTTATTCTTGGTTGAAAGCATGTTGATAAACAACAAAATTTCAAGAGTCGTAGTTGTACAAAATCAAAAACCTGTAGGAATTATTACCTATAGGGATTTTATTCCAGCAAGAATACCAAATAGACTTGGAACATATACGGATCCAAATGAGCTAAGGGATATGTGGTACAGTCCACATCCAAATCAATTCAACATAAATCAACTAAGTTATGTCTTGACATTCAAAGCAGAGGATATCATGACCAAGAATCCAGCAACAATAGAAGACTCTGACGATGTTTCCATGGCTGCCCTTGTTATGTATAGGTACGGTATAAGTGGAATTCCTGTAGTGAAACAATCCAAACTTGTGGGAATAGTTACAAAATCTGATATTGTATTTGCGTTAGCAGAAGAAGCTTGA
- a CDS encoding restriction endonuclease, which yields MKKIIIIKANGEKAIFDVRKVESTCIRAGANPRSAKKIARQVHHQIHHGMTTKQIYGMVLRLLLQTESPAIKQRYRLKESIMMMGPAGFSFETFVGQILEKYGYTVRSISSEVQGRCIIHEVDLAVESDQDKRKWLVECKYHNLPGKYTGLKESLYTHARFLDLADKFDNEMLVCNTKVSSDVIRYANCVSQKILSWRYPQDAGLERMIEDKKLYPITILSPTGKELESFFQNKIMIAKDLLDIDVGEFAHKTKIPIRRILSLQKLVNQIII from the coding sequence TTGAAAAAAATCATCATAATAAAAGCAAATGGGGAAAAGGCAATATTCGATGTCAGAAAAGTAGAATCTACATGTATTAGGGCAGGCGCAAACCCAAGATCAGCTAAAAAGATAGCTAGGCAAGTCCATCACCAAATACATCATGGAATGACTACAAAGCAAATCTACGGCATGGTACTCAGGCTTCTCTTGCAAACTGAAAGCCCAGCCATCAAACAAAGATACCGCCTAAAAGAATCAATAATGATGATGGGTCCTGCAGGATTTTCATTTGAGACTTTCGTTGGGCAGATTCTTGAGAAATACGGGTATACGGTAAGATCAATAAGTTCGGAGGTTCAGGGCAGATGCATCATACATGAGGTGGATCTTGCAGTGGAATCGGACCAAGATAAAAGAAAATGGCTAGTTGAGTGTAAATATCATAATTTACCTGGAAAATACACAGGACTAAAGGAATCATTGTACACACATGCACGATTTTTGGACCTTGCCGACAAATTTGACAATGAAATGCTTGTCTGCAATACCAAAGTATCGTCTGATGTGATAAGATACGCAAATTGTGTATCCCAAAAGATATTGTCGTGGAGATATCCCCAAGATGCTGGATTGGAAAGGATGATTGAGGACAAAAAGCTGTACCCCATTACGATATTAAGTCCGACTGGAAAAGAATTGGAGTCGTTTTTTCAAAATAAAATAATGATTGCAAAAGATCTGCTAGATATCGACGTTGGAGAATTTGCACACAAGACAAAGATTCCAATAAGGAGGATTTTATCTTTACAAAAGCTGGTAAATCAAATCATAATCTAG
- a CDS encoding UbiD family decarboxylase, with translation MTDIRTFIEKIKKTRQLSIIKKSVSTKYEIAAVTAKMDGANAVLFENIKESKLRLVANLVGTRERFASAVSATESTIHSKVISAIENAKKPKIILGGKFLENSSKDLSILPIVTHFEKESGPFITSSIIYTLNQEKKAQNSSFHRLMPLDKTHFSIRMVEGRHLHRTFVHAKEHGEDLKVAITVGVHPAVSIAGAYQAEWGEDELEIANSLLAGKLTLTKLPYSGMKVPSTAEIVLEGKILQDKTHKEWMVEMLRTYDFAREQPVFELEKLYYRNNAIFHDVLAGYSEHRLLMGMPIEAKLNRDVKKTIPQTKQVVMTNGGCNWLHAVVQISKKKDIDAKKAIEKTFAAHRSLKMVTIVDDDIDPSDPVQVEYAMATRFQADKDLTIIEKVRGSSLDPSSDQKNLLTTKLGIDATRPLSKRPEGFEIAKIPRENKISLKDYL, from the coding sequence ATGACTGATATCCGCACTTTCATTGAGAAAATAAAAAAAACGAGACAGTTATCTATTATAAAAAAGAGCGTTTCTACTAAGTATGAAATTGCGGCAGTTACGGCAAAGATGGATGGAGCAAACGCGGTCCTCTTTGAAAACATCAAAGAAAGCAAATTGCGCCTTGTTGCAAACTTGGTTGGCACAAGGGAAAGATTTGCAAGCGCCGTATCTGCAACGGAATCAACAATTCACAGTAAAGTGATATCTGCAATAGAGAATGCAAAAAAACCGAAAATTATCCTAGGTGGGAAATTCTTAGAAAATTCTTCAAAGGATCTATCGATTCTTCCAATAGTGACTCACTTTGAAAAAGAATCAGGACCGTTTATCACATCATCAATAATTTACACGTTAAATCAGGAAAAAAAGGCACAAAACTCGTCATTTCACAGGTTGATGCCGTTAGATAAGACTCATTTTTCCATACGAATGGTGGAAGGAAGACACCTTCATAGAACATTTGTCCATGCAAAGGAACACGGCGAGGATCTCAAAGTGGCAATAACTGTCGGAGTTCATCCAGCAGTATCCATTGCCGGCGCATATCAGGCAGAATGGGGGGAAGACGAACTGGAGATAGCAAACTCGCTTTTGGCAGGAAAGCTCACACTCACAAAACTGCCATACTCTGGCATGAAAGTGCCGTCTACTGCAGAAATAGTTTTGGAAGGAAAAATACTGCAGGACAAAACCCACAAAGAATGGATGGTTGAGATGCTTCGAACATATGATTTTGCAAGAGAGCAACCTGTCTTTGAGCTTGAAAAGCTATACTATAGGAATAATGCAATTTTTCATGATGTTCTGGCAGGATATTCAGAACACAGATTACTAATGGGAATGCCAATTGAGGCAAAGCTTAACCGTGATGTCAAAAAGACAATTCCACAAACAAAACAAGTGGTGATGACAAACGGCGGATGTAATTGGCTGCATGCTGTAGTGCAAATTTCAAAAAAGAAAGATATTGATGCGAAAAAAGCAATCGAAAAGACGTTTGCCGCTCATCGCTCACTTAAGATGGTAACAATAGTGGACGATGACATTGACCCGTCTGATCCAGTTCAGGTGGAATATGCGATGGCAACAAGATTCCAGGCTGATAAGGACCTTACAATAATTGAAAAGGTGAGAGGCTCAAGCCTTGACCCGTCTAGTGATCAGAAGAACCTGCTTACCACAAAGCTTGGAATTGATGCAACTCGGCCTCTGTCAAAACGACCAGAAGGATTTGAAATAGCAAAAATCCCAAGAGAAAATAAAATCTCACTCAAAGACTATTTGTGA
- a CDS encoding universal stress protein: MVSSKIKRILVALDGSKGSSQALDEAIYLARECQATLFGVYVIPLFSVNYRKPSSSLAKMFLENGHKVLEDAKIRSARNGILFYEKIVNGNEGYKIISYAKGNKIDMIVLGSRGNSNVKELLLGSVSHYVVHKSPIPVLVVK, encoded by the coding sequence GTGGTAAGCTCTAAAATCAAAAGAATCCTAGTTGCGCTTGACGGTTCAAAAGGATCCTCCCAAGCATTGGATGAAGCAATTTATCTTGCTAGAGAGTGTCAGGCAACACTTTTTGGCGTCTATGTAATTCCTTTGTTTTCGGTTAATTACAGAAAACCGTCATCTAGTTTAGCAAAGATGTTTTTGGAAAATGGGCATAAAGTTTTAGAAGATGCAAAAATAAGATCTGCACGAAATGGAATCTTATTTTATGAAAAAATTGTAAATGGAAACGAGGGATACAAAATCATATCCTATGCAAAAGGGAACAAAATAGACATGATAGTGTTAGGATCACGGGGAAACAGTAATGTCAAAGAGCTCCTTCTTGGAAGTGTATCACATTATGTGGTTCACAAATCACCGATCCCGGTTCTTGTTGTAAAATAA
- a CDS encoding DUF6659 family protein, which yields MKAKYALEQSALEQKCDTLLKENEIRFVGLINSMGRLVAGGFKSCIDSPEDEAERQKMYMELVLRVSMRKDFDYCLGEVKYSASRREKAVMMSFPIDSFVMLISAEPNVDIDKTAGKIIKTIELN from the coding sequence ATGAAAGCAAAATACGCACTAGAACAGTCAGCCCTTGAGCAAAAATGCGATACATTGCTCAAAGAAAACGAAATTCGCTTCGTGGGACTGATCAATTCTATGGGAAGACTCGTGGCGGGAGGATTCAAGTCTTGTATAGATTCGCCAGAAGACGAAGCAGAACGGCAAAAAATGTACATGGAGCTTGTCTTGAGAGTTTCAATGAGAAAAGATTTTGACTATTGTCTTGGTGAAGTCAAATATTCCGCATCGCGGAGGGAAAAGGCAGTTATGATGAGCTTTCCAATTGATTCGTTTGTGATGCTGATTTCGGCCGAACCAAATGTCGATATTGACAAAACAGCCGGCAAAATAATCAAAACAATTGAGCTAAACTAG
- a CDS encoding VIT1/CCC1 transporter family protein, whose amino-acid sequence MMKWHFEDFVYGSIDGSVTTFAIVAGAIGASLSPMVILILGFANLFADGFSMAIGNYQASKTRIEFIQKERKREEWEIDNMAESEKQEIRDIYTKKGFTSDLLDEIVRVITARKKVWIDTMMKEELGLIEDGRKPTDTALSTFFGFNIIGLIPLIPFIFLYTTGLAVSVSDSFLYSVVFTGGAFFLIGIIKGKIVKRSLFRSGLTTLMVGGIAATVAYAVGYLLSYFIK is encoded by the coding sequence ATGATGAAGTGGCATTTTGAGGATTTTGTTTACGGTTCCATAGATGGTTCTGTAACGACTTTTGCTATAGTCGCAGGAGCGATTGGCGCGTCATTATCGCCAATGGTTATACTTATTCTTGGGTTTGCCAATCTATTTGCAGATGGATTTTCAATGGCAATTGGAAATTATCAGGCGTCAAAAACTAGAATTGAATTCATTCAGAAAGAAAGGAAAAGGGAAGAATGGGAAATTGATAACATGGCCGAATCTGAAAAACAGGAAATACGTGACATTTATACAAAAAAAGGATTCACAAGTGATCTTTTGGATGAAATTGTCAGAGTCATCACTGCAAGAAAAAAAGTTTGGATAGACACGATGATGAAAGAAGAACTTGGTTTAATTGAAGACGGTAGAAAGCCAACTGATACCGCACTAAGCACCTTTTTTGGATTTAATATAATTGGACTTATTCCACTAATCCCGTTTATTTTTCTTTATACTACCGGCTTAGCAGTTTCTGTTTCTGACAGCTTTTTGTATTCTGTTGTTTTTACAGGCGGTGCATTTTTCCTAATTGGAATAATCAAAGGAAAAATTGTTAAAAGATCACTTTTCCGTTCTGGTCTGACTACCCTAATGGTTGGAGGAATTGCCGCAACTGTGGCTTATGCAGTTGGTTATTTGTTGAGTTATTTTATCAAATAA